TGGTCCAATTGGATTCTTGCTACCAAAGATTTAAAATTGGCATTCAACATCTGCTCATCAGACTCTGCTGTTGGAGAACTCTGGTGTTAGAGAGAACTGTATTCTGCCAAATGAACTGGAGAAACACATAAAGCTGATCTACGGGGCGAGGGGGAGGGCGGAGGAAGGGAGGATGAAGCAGATGCAGAATTCTGCAGTATTCTCTCCCCTGTTTTCATCCGTCCCTGAGGGCCAGCTGCAGTCCTCCCTGGCTCTATGAGACCTACTTCTCCCATGACAGTAAATTTTGTCCAAGGAAGTCCTCTGTCACGGGCTAGCCTTGGGTGCAGGACACCAAGACCTTAGCTACTAGTGAGCATCAGATGAGAGCCTGGGAGCCACTGGGCTTGGAGGACATTGCTGGACACTGTTCCTAGGGGAGGAGGCCTTTGGCCTTACAGAAGGGTTAAGTCTCTCGTTATCATTCAAGGAAATTTCTGCCCAATGGCTGTTAAACTTAATTATATTAGCTTTTTTACTATCTTTAATAAAACTCTTTAACTATAAAAAAAAGTAGTTCTCTATGAGACCCACTTCTCACATGATAGCAAATTTTGCCCCCCAaccttgccctttttttttttttttttttttttgtctaaagCTGCCTCTGGTAAGTCACtgtaattgcaacaaaaagaatccTTCCTAATACAACTGCCTTTAGTTTCATCTGGCTTAATTATAGTGCTTGCTTGCAATCCATGTATGTGGGCTAAATAGCTTCCTTCTGGTTTATAATTCCATGTCTCTATAACTAAAGGAGAGAGAGTGGAAACTTTTGGGTGGAAAGACTCATGTCTACCCACTTCCTGCAATGAAAACTTGCTTCCCTTTAACTTGAAAAACTTCCTTGACAATCTGAGAAATCTTGCCTAACTGATTGTAAGAGGAGTTAAGAAAGTTGTAAAGATAGGTGCCTCAACGAAGTCTCTACTCTGACAAGGACACGTGATCAATACAGAAGTGACAAATTAACAAAGCAATCAAGGAAATGCTTCTAGAGGCAAGTGGGTAGGGTTACTGACAGCCCAGCACATCACAGCTTCTGATGTCAACCTTTGGACTCTTTAGGTCTGGAATTGCTCTAAGGCTGTAATTCAAACTGGTAGGTTAATTGTGCTAGCTAGCACGCCACAAGGGCGGTAACATTTGTTTGTTCAGATATACATACACCTCATGCGCCTGGCACAGAactggcattcaataaatggtatcaCATGAAGTTACAGCTTTTGCAGGTTTACAAGGCCAAACAAGGCCTGACCCTAATGTAGCCCTGCCAACGTCAATATGGGACAATTCTCAGTCCTGTTTTGCCTGGAAAACACTTTAGAAATAGCTCTATAAGCTGGTAATGACGAAGAAGTCATGCCAAAATATATCAAGGTCAAGAAAAATTCAAGTATTTTATCTTTGAAAGGAACATGGCAAATCCTGGAGTCACCACATCAAAATCTTCTAACAACAATCCCCATCACTCTTTGTCAAACTGGGAACTGGGAAATGGGCCCAAGAGAACTTCCAGGGAGCCAAAGAGGCAAGAGTTGTTCCGTGGGGAAGTGATGAGCGGCGGGCTCCAGAACGAGTGGTCGGACAGCATCTACCTCTTTGATTCATGTCtaatttctcttctctgactTTAAGAGTTGCTGCTATTTCCCTGCTGTCTTCGATGATGCAGGAAATTAAGCTGAACAGTGAGCTCACTCAAGAAAGAAGCTTCCTTTTTATGCAGAGCTTTTTCATGCAGTGGTGCTGCCAGGACAGAAGCAGTTCCTTCAGCGCACTTAGACAGGCCAGGCAGTGTTTAttctcctgtctttctctttttcccaagactaaatgtttgtgaaatTGCACTGAACATTACTAAGGGTAACTGCAAACCAAAGGTTCTTTTTGGAGTGGTTGAAAATGATCTTATTATAACTGGCACTATTCATGTGATTTCATCCTTGCATCACGTAAGATTTCTGGGCTGTGGTTTATTTGGCTACAGTAAGCTTGACCCAGAATTATAAAATTTGGCTGTCCCACTTCTTCAGGAGTGCTTTTTATTCTTGCAACATGAGCCACATGCATTTACCCTTCCATTTTCACACTTTTCCAAAATCATTTGTATATCACTAATGTTGTTTACTTTAATCCAAAAAGTATTTCTTAATACTGCACGTGCCTCAGGCCCCTTTCAGAGGAAGAATCACAGGAATGAGTGTGATGGAACCCAGTTCAACCACGATTGTGTTCTGATTGGGTGCTTGGGAGAAATTTACTGGTCAAAGCAGAATTACCTGGCTTCTGGGAAAAATGcatcttctctccattttctttcatgaattgttCCCTGGGGGTCTGTGGGGTCAGGACATGAGGAGAAGTGGGGTCAGGACACGGGGAGGGTAGTCAAGATCCCTTCCTCCGTCTGCAGAGTTGGGCTGCCTCCCTGAGTTAGGGTCTGGTTGTCTTGAGCACGGCCACACATAAGTACTGATACGGGGCAGGTACTACAGTAAGCACAGATCAGACATGTTTGGGCTTTTGAAACTGCAGGATTTGCACTAACTCATTTGACTGAGGACCCACATAGACTCGGTGCGGGGGTAGGAGGCTAGTGCTGGTGAACCTGATGAGGATTTGGAAAGGCCAGTATGATACTTACCATTTTTACACTGCACTTGGgtgccattttatttatcttagtcATTATTTTACAGTACAAAGTCTCTTGCATAATCTTCATGAATGCAGAAATTGAATTGTTTCAAAAGTGCCTCATGAAATGTAAAATCAATAGTGAcgttcactcattcactcactcatctattcatttacttaacaaatatttattaaacacctcctatgtgctgggcactacCCCGTGTGATATTAACATGCTTATTTCAGCGtcaaaatacttttcttttgtgTTAAGTCTTGTATTCCACAACTTTTACATGTGATTGCAAATAATCTGTATTTTAGGAAAGGGTAGTTTAACAAGAAGAATACAGAGGTAAACGCTCCAAATATTTAAATTAGCATACAAATATTTTGACTTTCACTCTAATTTCACTATGATTACTTTTCTGAATGTCCAAAATTCTTGCATTCCTTTAGTCAGGTAAGCCTACAAGTTACTCAAGGAAGAAGTGAGTGCATAAAGAGTAAAACCCTAAAGCAAATATAATAAGTTCTCATATTGACTATTCATAACCGTCTTTTAgaggcaataaatatttgcacttggataaaaaggaatgaacttaTAAGTTGATGTTAGGTTTATTTTTCCATCAAGGATTGACCAGGGCAATGAACTATAAATTGTGATTGTTGTTGAACTTACACAGTTCCTAATATTTTTTAACTAACAATTATTTCCATTCTTACCTGCCCAATTATACATGGTTAAATAATTGTAcctgaaaatggaaacaatctcCACCTATCTACATACAGATTAGCCTTTCCAGCCACACCTGCTCACCAGGTGAGCATTAAGTACATAATACTGGGAGGGACTTTGAactgcccttttctctcttcaaGGAAAAACATTGAAAGTATATTTGACAAGTCAAGGTTCAGCCACAGAAGTCTCAGATCCAACCAAAAATAGCAACCCATTTGCGGGTAGTCTCACAGGGCCTAGACTGACATAGCGTGGTGTAGTGGGGGAGACCCAAGGCAGTCAGAACGGGTCCTGGGGCTTCCCTAGGAAATAGCCAATGTCTCTGGTGAGGAGCACAAGGACAGGCTTAAAATGAACTATTTCCCCCGAGGAAGAGCAAAGAATGAGTTAGACTTTTAGAAACCACAGTTGGCCTGCTTCTTGCCCCCAGAGAATTCTGTCCTATATTAAATTTTGGAGCTGAATAGGTCATTCTTGGACACGTTATGAGTTGATTGCTCATTCAGCTTGATAAAATGAGCCTTGAATTATGGAGCTTCTTCCACACAGTCTGAGCAATCCTCAGGGGCCAAAAGCCCTTCTTTATACCCGACCTGTTGTCTTCATGCTTGCAACTGAAAGCCAGCTCTTCCTGTGTCCTATTTTGTAAAAACTAAGAGGTctttaaatacataaagaatcatttgtttattgttaCCAAATTGAAAAGAATCATAGAACGTTTAAAGTTCTAAGGTGATTTAGAGTTCatttagaataataataattctttacaTATGGCCAGTAGACATGTTGTTTTGGCCTGCTcaccatcccttccctcttcttcagGTAACAgcacttcattttttctttgggAAACTACCCTCCTCCATGGTTAGTCCATGAGGTTGAAATGGGGCTGATCCTGCCCATAGCTCCAGAGAAGGGTCTAAAGAGAGGCCACATCCTCTGACCAAAGTGACTGCTTCAAGAATGAGCACCTGGTCCAGATTGAGCCAATGAGAGCCAGCCTAATTTGATGGAGTTTCTGATGCTTCTCGCTAGGGATCTGATTAATCCCTGTGTAGCATTTTCTGTCACAGCAAGTCATTCACACAGCCAATTTCTCCCGATACCAACCCACTTTCTTGCTTGGTGTCTCTTCCCCCCACAATTTGTGGTCCTGGTACCCTACCAAGGTAAGTGGACACAACGGTAATTGATATTCACGAGATCTGGGCCATTCTGCCAGTAAAACGTTGGTTTAATTGGAATATCTGGAGGATTTAAGGGAAAATTGGGAGTGGGGAGATGAAGCAAGGAAGCAGGTTAACATTTACCAAATGTCTActtatcatctgccggacacaaTGTTAGGCTCTATCTGTGATGTCTTATTTAACTTAAGTGGGGGAGGAATGTTCATAAATGTATAGATTTTTGAactgcataaaaagaaaaatcaatatgcCCTTTCTTCCATTGGGTCGAAAAAAGTTATTTGTGCATTTAtagcttttcttaaaattaaaaataacagagTGGAGAATCACTGAAATTCTTCATTTCCATGACAATTTGCTTAACTAGATGAAAAtgatttatgaaattaaaaaccCCAGAAACATTATTAAAGGTTCTAGTACGTAGGAGAAAGTGTCACTAGGTTGATGAGTATAGCCAGAGCCCCTAATACCAATCATCCCGCTTCCAAACTGTCCCTGTGGGCTGGCAGGCAGTGCCACCTGAAACTGTTTTTATAGAAGCCGTTACAATCTGTacttgatttttgttgttgttgttttaggaccattagccctgagctaactactgccaatcctcctcttcttgcggaggaagactggccgtgagctaacatccatgcccatcttcctctactttatacgtgggatgcctaccacagcacggcttttgccaaggggtgccatgtcagcaccgggatccgaaccagcgaacccaggccccgaagcggaacgtgcgaacctaaccgctgcgccacgggccGGGCCCCTGTActtgatttttaatgaaaaagttcTTCATAAATCTAAATGGCAAACCCAAGTTTATTTTCCGTATGCATAACATCAAAACACCTGACAGCTTGGCCCCATTCCCAGCAAGTCTATTTCTCCCTGAATATCCTGTAACTTACATGGCACGGGGCTGGCGCACCGCTGAGGCACAGCTGGGATCTACTAAAAATTCCTCAAAACGGCCTCCTTAGGTCAGCAGCCCACTCACGGCCTTTCTAGAATTTTGCtgaataaaagtttaataacacaaaagaaagccaaaacccacaaattcaaattcaagctgtaagaaaaaaaaaattcctcaggTGACTATAGAAGTAAATGCCTCTATTGTTCCCTTATGATAAACCTGAAGAGGCCAGTGCAATACTCATCCTTTATGGTGTAAACTTGGGCGCTACCATATTTATCTTAGCCATCATTTTATATCCAGAGAGTCTTGCGTAATCTTCACGAGCACAGAAATTAAGCTAGTTCTTAAGTGCTTAGTAAAATTCACAgtgattcattcattcgttcattcatctCACTGAACAGGCAGGAAGTTCTTAGAGGACAAAGGGCTCAAGAGCCatatctttatctttggtttaGGAGTGCTCCAGCCCTAGTACAAAGAATGCTATGAGCTGGCAGCCAGAAGTGTTcagtgagggagagaaggaaaagaactcGTTTTGATCGctcagaaaacattttcttcttctctatccTCTGCTGGGGCGGTAGGCAAAGGAAATGTTCTTCCGACAGTTGGGTCTATCTGCCTTGAAAACTTGATTTCACAAAATGCACAACCTTGCGCCGCGGGGGCCCGACTGCACAAGTAGCCTGTCTCAGCGGGTCACGAGCTCACCGTCACCCACGCGGTGGCGGCGCCTCTGCCCGCAGCCTCTCGGGCTCCCTCCCTCCGGCAGGCGTCGCTGGCCGTAGCCGGGCCCTAAGGAAGGAAGCGGACTCTGACTCCGATCCTCCATCCCGCCAGGAGCCTCGGCACCCCCGGCCCGCCTTCCTTCCGTGCCTGCGCCTGCTATCTCGCCGCCGCAGCCTTTGGAGGGTCTCGCGCCCCTGCCCGCGCCCAGGGATGAACCGGGCCCTCACTCTGGAAGGCGAGGGTTCGGGCCACCGCGATTGAGATCCGGGGCAGCTGGGAGGGAGCTCCGGGCGGGCCCGGGCGCAAGGCCAGGGCAATGGGCGCGTGCCCAAAGGCCCGGGCCCCCTGAGACGTGATCCGGAGTAGTGGGTGGGGAGCCCGGGGGGCGcgctggagggggtggggagtgggcggAGGCGCAGCAGGAAACGTCCTGGGCCTGGCCGGGCCGGTCGGGCCGGGGGCGCAGTTTAGGGGAGTGACGGGGCGGCGCCGGGCTGGGCTGCCCAGCCGGCTCACCTCGCCCTGGCGGCGCGCCCCGCGGGGACTCGCGGGGAGGGGAGCCAGACCCGCGGGCCTTTGGATTCCGGGTCCGCCCTCTCCCGCTCCAGGGCCAGCGGCGAGCGGCAACGACGGCCGGAGCCGCAGCGGCAGCATGAGAGCGGACGCCGCTGCTCCACGCCTGCGGACACGCAGCGAGCGGCGGGGGCTCTGCCTGCGCACGCCATGGGGGCGCAGTGGGGCCGGGGGGCTGCCCGGCCACGCGGGCTGCGCAGAGGCGGGGGGGTGCCGCGGACCGTCTCGGCGCTGGCGGCCGCCGGCCTGCTGTGCACCGCTCTGGTCGCCTACGCCTCCTTGGggctgctgccgccgctgcccTGGTCATCCTCCGCCCCGCCGCGGCCGGTGGGCGTGCTGCTGTGGTGGGAGCCCTTCCGGAGGCGCGACAGCGCCGCGAGGCCGCCCCCCGACTGCTGGCTGCGCTTCAACATCAGCGGCTGCCGCCTGCTCACCGATCGTGCTGCCTACGGGGAGGCCCAGGCTGTGCTTTTTCATCACCGAGACCTCGTGAAGGGACCTCCCGACTGGCCCCCGCCCTGGGGCGCCCAGGTGCGCACGGCAGAGGAGCTGGAGCTGCGGGTGTTCGACGACGAGGAGGAAGTGGCAGCCGCGGCTAACGAAGCCCTGGCCgcctcaggccccaggccccCGGGCCAGCGCTGGGTGTGGATGAACTTCGAGTCGCCTTCCCACTCCCCGGGGCTGCGAAGGCTGGCAGCTAACCTCTTCAACTGGACGCTCTCCTACCGGGCGGACTCAGACGTTTTCGTTCCATATGGCTACCTCTACCCCAGGACTCATCCTAGCGAGCAGCCGCCAGGCTTGGCCCCACCGCTGGCCCGGAAACGGGGGCTGGTGGCCTGGGTGGTGAGCAACTGGGATGAGCGCCAGGCCCGGGTCCGCTACTACCACCAGCTAAGCCAGCACGTGCCCGTGGACGTTTTCGGCAAGGGCGGACCTGGGCGGCCGGTGCCGGACATTGGGCTCCTGCACACGGTGGCCCGCTACAAGTTCTACCTGGCCTTCGAGAACTCGCAGCACCTGGATTATATCACTGAGAAGCTCTGGCGCAACTCGTTGCTGGCCGGGGCGGTGCCAGTGGTGCTGGGCCCCGACCGTGCCAATTACGAGCGCTTCGTGCCCCGCGGTGCCTTCATCCACGTGGACGACTTCCCTAGTGCCTCGTCCCTGGCCGCCTACCTGCTCTTCCTCGACCGAAACCCGGCTGTCTACCGCCGCTACTTCTACTGGCGCCGGAGCTACGCCGTGCACATCACCTCCTTTTGGGACGAGCCTTGGTGCCGGGCCTGCCAGGCAGTGCAGATGGCTGGGGACCGGCCCAAGAGCGTGCGCAACTTGGCTCGCTGGTTTGAGCGGTGAAGCCATCCTCCCCTGCGTGTAACCCGGGGAGGCCAAGTCGTCAGCGTTTTGATCCTCTGCCGTGCATCTATCTCCTTGACTGTCGAATCACGTGACTAAGTTTTCCAAACACCCGTTTTTACACTATGGGAAAAAAGTGATTTACCCGTTAATGTTATTAGCACAAAGACGGGATGAGGAGGATCCCGGATTCTCAAGCCTTTTGCACAACTAGAAGTTGGGCTCCCTCTGCTGTTGGTGGGCATCAGTGTTCAGGGGTGAAGAAAGGGGCCCTTTCTCACCCTGTAACCAGTGCAGAGGTGAAGTAGTTTAGTTACAAGAAGACTGTTGAGTCAGTTACTCTGAATTGCCTCATCTCCCACAGGCCATATTTGTGGCCTGTGCTGAGTCCAAACCCTATACACGCTGCTCCTCCACTCCACATTTCACTGGGCCAACTGCAGCAAACCCCTGGTTTTAGAAAGAGCCTTGCTGCTGGATAGTGGAAGATCCCTAAGTGGATCTTTCTCTTTGTTGGTTGAATTCCTCAAAGACTCAGCTCCTAAGAAAGGTGGAGGGGGTGGTCCGCAAATCATTGATTGTTCCTTAACAAGTGCTGTTTGTTCCCCTGCCCTATGAACGGAAACAAGATGCTGGATTGTCCTTGGAGAAGAGTAGGGTGAATATATAGGTGTACGTCGCTTTACACAAATGTATTCCTGAAAAGCTGCTTTTAAATCAAATCCCAAATTCACTGCTTGAGAAGATTTCAGTATTTAATGGAACCCTATGGAGAATCCCTTTACAATGTGAATAATCATCTCCTAATTTATTCCTTCTGCGTCTATGTTTTTCTGTAtcctggatttttttaaaaagcgttTTAAAATTACAGATGTGAAAATAAAGCAGAAGCAACATTCTTCTCCCCTCTTGCCAAAAAACCATCCTGTGTttacaaacagaagaaaaagaaatgagtttttgGAAGTAAGGACCAGAATTTAAACTGGAATGTCAGTCTTCCCGGGGTGCTGGCATTACCTGTCTGCAGAACAATGAAAAGGATTGTACCTTATTATGGTATcatgcaaaaggaaaaaagtttcaTGGTGTCTGTTAAtggtggtttttgtttctgtcaCTTTTTAGTTAAATGTTTAGTTTGTTAGGGAGTGGAACTAAGTTAGTGCCTGCAATGAACTTTGTCTTTTGTTAAAGGCTAAATCTGCCATTCTTTCTGGGGCCAGTAGCTTCCCCTCCTAGTCTGCATAGTAGTGATATATCTTCACATTTCTAGTGCCCTTGAGACTGTGCCATGGGACCTACTTTGAAAATCTATGCATTGACTTTAAAAGTCCTTGAATGAACAGCATATGAAATAGATGTTACCATGTGTCTGTTCTGTGCCAAACAATGGGCTTGGGGTGCCAGGAAAGACACAAAAACGTGTGAGGCAAGGTCCTCTCTCTGAAGCTCCTATGATCTACCACTGCCAACAAGTAAACAATGACCTTTGATAAATCAATTGGCAGAAGCTATTTGTTTCAAGTGACATTCCTTAAGTAAGACGACAGTAAATCAATTATTAGAAAGCCAGTTGATTTAAAGCTTGAAATAATGGAGGTTCTCCCCCCCTCTATTTATTATAATAACGACCTTCAGTGACTGATTATTATGGGTAGGGTCCAAGATTAGTTAGGTTTTTACAGAATTCTGCTGTAAACAGTGATTTTGCCTTTGATTAGTACGATTAGCTGAATCAGAAAGTGAGTTTATCTCTGTGTGCATTTGTTACAGACTCACTTGAAAAGCTCAGGAAAATCTAGGTGCTTCAATGCTCTGTTTTCcttgaaaggagaaattaaaatccctggataaaatttctttattaaaatattatagcaTGGCAGAATTACAAAGTAGCAGCCAtccaataaagaaaaaggaaaaattctaatCTTAAAACAAGTATTTATGACATTTGGCCAATGATCTTGGTGTTATCAGGAATCTACATGGGGAAGTAGGACTTAGGGTTTTGCAGGTAATCTGGCTTAGATTTGaattccagctgtgtgacctggggcaaattAGTGGTaaccctgagcctcagcttccttatctaaaatagggaaggaaaataaaatacttcacaGCTCATGTGAGcatttcaggaaataaaataagTCAAGGTCCCTGACACATACCTGTCACCCAATTggtgagagattttttttccttctttccttgcaGTGATTTCAGGGTCTCTCCATATCCATTTGTATGTCAAAAATTAAATCTCAAGGTATGTTACAGACTAgatatgaaataaaaaggaacggGCCTCATGTCATGTATTTCAAATGAGTCCCTAAAGCTAACCCATATTATTTCAGGGATCATCATTGCCATTTAGGTTGAGCTTGAATTTgcagactaggaagaagcacctttgctttctttggaaaaaaaaaaatttttgtttttgttgtcatatTGTTAAATAATTATCTATTATT
The Equus caballus isolate H_3958 breed thoroughbred chromosome 7, TB-T2T, whole genome shotgun sequence genome window above contains:
- the FUT4 gene encoding LOW QUALITY PROTEIN: alpha-(1,3)-fucosyltransferase 4 (The sequence of the model RefSeq protein was modified relative to this genomic sequence to represent the inferred CDS: deleted 1 base in 1 codon; substituted 1 base at 1 genomic stop codon) encodes the protein MVQDLAIVRIPIIGVAGRSRALRKEADSDSDPPSRQEPRHPRPAFLPCLRLLSRRRSLWRVSRPCPRPGMNRALTLEVGGEPGGRAGGGGEWAEAQQETSWAWPGRSGRGRSXGSDGAAPGWAAQPAHLALAARPAGTRGEGSQTRGPLDSGSALSRSRASGERQRRPEPQRQHESGRRCSTPADTQRAAGALPAHAMGAQWGRGAARPRGLRRGGGVPRTVSALAAAGLLCTALVAYASLGLLPPLPWSSSAPPRPVGVLLWWEPFRRRDSAARPPPDCWLRFNISGCRLLTDRAAYGEAQAVLFHHRDLVKGPPDWPPPWGAQVRTAEELELRVFDDEEEVAAAANEALAASGPRPPGQRWVWMNFESPSHSPGLRRLAANLFNWTLSYRADSDVFVPYGYLYPRTHPSEQPPGLAPPLARKRGLVAWVVSNWDERQARVRYYHQLSQHVPVDVFGKGGPGRPVPDIGLLHTVARYKFYLAFENSQHLDYITEKLWRNSLLAGAVPVVLGPDRANYERFVPRGAFIHVDDFPSASSLAAYLLFLDRNPAVYRRYFYWRRSYAVHITSFWDEPWCRACQAVQMAGDRPKSVRNLARWFER